The genomic DNA CATTTACTCTACTTAAAGAAAATTCATGTGTCAATATGATCCACGAGTAGTGATAATGACTCTACTAAGATGATAACAAAACTTGGCTTGACAGTTGTCTTGATGCAAAGATCAATAAATGTTTAAGACAATACAAATGTAGTTTTTCTTTAAAGGTGAATATAGTGTTTGAGATCATatgaatgtgattttttttttttttttatctttttgtgaaATGCTTTAAAAGTCTTGTGCAAATCTATCTCATTGACTTCCTTAACAAATAATaatgacttatttttttatgacataatttcttttttttatcccCCTATTGaaagtttataattttcaaCCGTCATTTACTCTACTTAAAGATAATTCATGTGTCAATATGATCCACGAGTAGTGATAATGACTCTACTAAGGTGATAACAAAACTTGCCTTGAAAGTTGTCTTGATGCAAATATCAATAAATGTTTGAGACAATATAAATGTAGTTTTTCTTTAAAGGTGAATCTAGTATTTGAGATCACATGAatgtgatgtttttttttttttttttaatctttttgtctttttgtgaAATGCTTTAAAAATCTTTCATTCTTTGTGTAATTGAACGGTGTTAGATGTACTTTTGATTGAATTCATCAATATTGAGTTATAATGTTATACTTATGGTGGATAAAAACTAGAGTGTTGGATAAATTGATTTagaatgatttaattatttaatttaagttattaaatatataaaatatatttaataaagttatttaatattataatttaaaaataatttgttttaattttcaatttttttatatacatgtCCATTTTAAAGatcatcaatttaaaaaaaaaaagaaaaaaaagaatgcaAGACATTTTCTTTCTAAGGACCTAATTAACTCTTCTagttggtcttttttttttttctcaaaaggaaaaataaaaagcttaaCTTTTTATTCATTCAAGGTGGAAAAATTGTCTGGAAAAAAGTACGTAGGTTTCAGgagagggaaaagaaaataaaacatctATGTTGACTTTTGCGAAAAAGAAACGACAGAggggggaaaaaacaaaaaaccagcatttaattttatatgattttgaaaagataaaaaagaaaaaaaaaaaaaaagaagaagaagaagaaaggagaaTCAAAAGGCTTTTGGGTGGATGGAATAGGGATCTGACTTTCACCTTACTttgaagccaaaaaaaaaaaaaaaaaaaaaagagagagagatttagATGTGGCGAAGAGGTGAGTAGTTGAGACTGTAGACATGGCATCTTAAGAGGAAGCAGAGGGTGATGAGAGGATTGATTGATGGATAATCGGCTTCATGAGTCCTGAGTCATGACCCATCGCCATGACCGTACCTGCGTgcgtatttatttatttttatgttttttcccCATGAGATCACCAGCTTGAGACGTATCAGAAACACCGGGAACTGTCCAACCACTTCCAAATCATGTCCTTTCCCTCTTTTATTTCACTCTTAAGTCTTAcctgcttttcttttctcttttctcttttgctttttgtACGGATGGTCATGCTATTCCCATATTCAACACATCCACATAAACACAataccaataataataaaattttaaaaatttaaatttaaatttaaataccatctaattattaaacaaataaactttaaaatgtaGATTTAAATactatcaaattattaaataaattatattttatatactatatttaataattagattgaATTTGGTCTTATATTACTTTATATATTAACCTTTCaatataacatatttataatttaattaacatatttatttcaaattcatattaAGAAGACTAATCGTATACAAATTTCatctaaatatgattatatttatcaaatttattaacaCATATCACATTTGAGTCGCATTAAGTGATGCATTGTTGAATGAAATTCAATTCACAATGATAGAGACAGAATCATTCAATCAAACCTTACTACCCTAATTTTTATCTATCATAAAATCAAACTTTAACCTTAACATATTATGAAGACTCATTCGATACAAATTTCATCCAAATATGATTATATTCAACTCAGATCAAGAACATGTCATATTCGAGTCATATTGAGTGACATATGGTATCAAACCTTACCACCATAATTTCTACCCACATATTCCCCACAAAATCAAACTTTAatctaaacaaaaaattagttataaaatcGTAGACCGGGTGCAGACCCATCATCCTAACAAGATTTTGATCCCTTCagactatttttaaaactttaactttttgtaaaatatagTGCAATAAAATTATTGAGGATTTTTAGTTTCATATGTTTAGTGTATTCTCtagttataaaataaacaaactgACAGCTCATACAATGGTTTTGAGCTTCGATTAAGCCACATGGGCCGAGTCTGGGTAGGTCTTGGGCCTACCCAGAAATTAGCTTTGGGCTAAACCTGAAGCACAGACCCTGTCTGCCTTATATAAACATACCATAGCCCTACCTGCTCCGACTTGACTTGAATTTGGAAGGttggattttaattttgcaaaaatcAAAGACATTTGAACCGAGGCTaatttaacaaaagaaaattaaaattattgaccTCGTTAGCAAGACGTGGTTATAATTTTTGGCagattaaaaattcatatattattttattcacgCAAATGAATCACAAAATTTCATCAACCCCACAACACCCCAGCTTCGTGACACGTAGGAGACACGCGTTGATATTCCACGAAGCTCTCGTCTTCTCTCGATACTTCATCTACCACGCGTCACCTGCTTCCATACATGTAAATAGAGACTCGgttctttaaaaacaaatcaaCCCCAGATCAATCCAGCTTCGGAGTTTAAGCCATGGCCAGCGATGAATTTAGACTGGTGTCACCCCAAGTAGACAACGAAGGAAGATTACCAAGAAAGTACACAGCCGAAGGCCAAGGTGCCCAGAAGCACATATCTCCGCCCTTGGAGTGGTACAACGTTCCAGATGGAACCAAGACTCTGGCCCTCGTGGTTCAGGACATCGACGCCCCCGATCCCAAAGACCCTATTGTGCCGTGGGTCCATTGGGTGGTGGTCAACATTCCACCGACCCTGAAGGGCCTGCCAGAGGGGTTCTCGGGGAAGGAGGAGGTCTACAGCGGCGATTATGCCGGGATTAAGGAAGGGTACAACGATTTCAA from Vitis riparia cultivar Riparia Gloire de Montpellier isolate 1030 chromosome 8, EGFV_Vit.rip_1.0, whole genome shotgun sequence includes the following:
- the LOC117921311 gene encoding UPF0098 protein CPn_0877/CP_0992/CPj0877/CpB0906-like; this encodes MASDEFRLVSPQVDNEGRLPRKYTAEGQGAQKHISPPLEWYNVPDGTKTLALVVQDIDAPDPKDPIVPWVHWVVVNIPPTLKGLPEGFSGKEEVYSGDYAGIKEGYNDFKLPGWRGTKLSSHGHRFEFKLYALDEEVKLGNKVTKDKLLDAIQGHVLGEAVLIAIF